From a single Lolium rigidum isolate FL_2022 chromosome 7, APGP_CSIRO_Lrig_0.1, whole genome shotgun sequence genomic region:
- the LOC124675517 gene encoding probable pectin methyltransferase QUA3, whose protein sequence is MGLLSSLRPHRRGAALSGGGQWQWSFLDAVWAVFLVAVVVFLALVFTPRRPALPRAVPPCAASEVDLLPCEDPRRSSRLSREMNYYRERHCPARGEAPACLVPPPQGYRVPVPWPESLHKIWHDNMPYGKIAERKGHQGWMKQEGSYFIFPGGGTMFPDGAEQYIEKLAQYVPLKSGLLRTGLDMGCGVASFGGFLLKENIMTLSFAPRDSHKSQIQFALERGIPAFLLMLGTRRLPFPAQSFDFVHCSRCLIPFTAYNGSYLIEVDRLLRPGGYLIISGPPVQWKKQEKEWSELQAMTQSLCYKLVTVDGNTAIWKKPNQASCLPNQNEFGLDLCSTDDDPDEAWYFKLKKCITKVSLAEEIAVGSIDKWPDRLSKPSARTSLMDGGASLFEADTQKWVKRVSYYKTSLGVKLGTAHIRNVMDMSAFFGGLAAAVASDDVWVMNVVPGQKLLTLGVIYDRGLIGVYHDWCEPFSTYPRTYDLIHADGINSLISDPKSGKSRCDLFDVMLEMDRILRPEGTAVIRDSPDMIDRAVQVAQSIRWTTQVHDSEPESGSTGKILVATKTFWKLPLTSG, encoded by the exons ATGGGCCTCCTCAGCTCCCTGCGGCCGCATCGCCGGGGCGCCGCCCTCTCCGGCGGCGGGCAGTGGCAGTGGTCCTTCCTCGACGCCGTCTGGGCGGTCTTCCTCGTggccgtcgtcgtcttcctcgcgctcgtcttcacgccgcgccgccccgccctCCCCCGCGCGGTGCCGCCGTGCGCCGCCTCCGAGGTGGACCTCCTCCCCTGCGAGGACCCGCGCCGGAGCTCCCGCCTCAGCCGCGAGATGAACTACTACCGCGAGCGCCACTGCCCCGCGCGGGGAGAGGCGCCCGCCTGCCTCGTACCGCCGCCGCAAGGCTACCGCGTGCCCGTGCCCTGGCCCGAGAGCCTCCACAAG ATATGGCATGATAACATGCCTTACGGTAAGATTGCCGAAAGAAAAGGTCATCAAGGGTGGATGAAGCAGGAAGGATCATACTTCATTTTTCCTGGTGGCGGAACTATGTTTCCTGATGGAGCTGAACAATATATCGAAAAGCTTGCCCAGTATGTTCCACTAAAAAGTGGCCTCCTGAGGACAGGTCTTGATATGGGTTGTGGG GTTGCAAGCTTTGGTGGGTTTTTGCTCAAAGAGAATATCATGACACTTTCCTTTGCCCCAAGAGATTCACACAAGTCTCAAATACAGTTTGCGCTGGAAAGAGGAATTCCTGCATTTCTTTTGATGTTGGGCACACGCCGTCTTCCATTTCCAGCACAGTCCTTTGATTTTGTTCATTGCTCCCGATGTTTGATTCCTTTTACTGCCTACA ATGGCAGTTATTTGATTGAAGTTGACCGTCTACTTAGACCAGGAGGATACCTGATTATATCCGGACCCCCTGTGCAGTGGAAGAAGCAAGAGAAGGAATGGAGTGAACTTCAAGCAATGACACAGTCTTTATGTTACAAGTTGGTTACTGTAGATGGTAACACTGCCATTTGGAAGAAACCTAACCAGGCTTCATGTCTTCCAAACCAAAATGAATTTGGCCTTGATTTGTGTAGTACTGATGATGACCCAGATGAAGCATG GTACTTTAAACTGAAGAAATGTATTACTAAAGTTTCTCTTGCGGAAGAAATAGCTGTCGGTTCCATTGATAAGTGGCCAGATAGGTTGTCTAAACCTTCTGCTAGGACCTCCCTGATGGATGGCGGAGCAAGCTTGTTTGAAGCAGATACTCAGAAGTGGGTCAAAAGAGTATCATATTACAAGACATCGCTTGGTGTGAAGCTTGGGACTGCACACATACGCAATGTCATGGACATGAGTGCATTCTTTGGAGGATTGGCGGCTGCTGTAGCATCCGATGATGTGTGGGTTATGAACGTTGTTCCTGGTCAAAAACTGTTGACACTTGGAGTAATATATGACAGGGGCCTCATTGGAGTTTATCATGACTG GTGTGAGCCTTTCTCAACATATCCTCGTACCTATGATCTTATTCATGCTGATGGAATCAATTCTTTGATAAGCGACCCAAAGTCTGGAAAGAGCAG ATGTGACCTGTTTGATGTCATGTTGGAGATGGACCGCATACTGCGCCCAGAAGGAACTGCTGTTATACGGGACTCCCCAGATATGATTGACAGGGCTGTACAGGTAGCTCAGTCGATTCGGTGGACTACCCAGGTTCATGATAGTGAGCCTGAATCAGGTAGTACTGGAAAAATACTTGTAGCTACGAAAACATTTTGGAAGCTACCATTAACATCAGGATAG